The DNA window acatagggtttccaatacttatgacctctgtattttaaggaaaacatttatttatttatgatacattattcattcacaaagacaattgatgtccttaaaggttggatattaattcaaggcattaagatcactttccaaaatatgattttatactgtattcctctttatagtcaactttagcacatgttcaaatacttatgaacGGTATATACACAGTAGGCTTATGTGATATAGAAACACTGAGGCACTGTTGCCCAAATTCTTATTCTTTCGGTTAGATGTTCCTGAAAAATGCCAAACACATAtgggagaagatgaaggaggTTGAGCCAACATCTGAGGATGCCTATCGCATGTATCATGATGGTAAAGGCAATTGTCACATTATCAAAGATGCAACATCAAAATATGTAACAGCAACATTCAACATCTGTCATTGTTAAATTGCCCCCTGCTCCTATGTAGGATACCTTAAACTGTGGCAGCTGGAAGGTGGCAAGATGAAAGACTACGATGTCATCTTTATCGATGAGGCCCAGGATTGTACCCAAGGTACCAGTCATATTCACTGGATTATATGATGAGCAACCATATGTTAATAGTATAACAGATTCGCCAACCTGTACGTAACAAACACGTATTTTCACATCAAAGTACGGCGGTataattttttatttattttatttcgcAAAAATGAGCAGACATCCAACTTCTCCAGAAAGCTCCCTGGGGCACGCTAATTAGAAATTCCCACAAATCTATTTCATGTGAAggtgagatacagagagaaagtgacaagTGAGAATGACAAAGTGGTCTCCCTTTATGTTATTTTGTCTTCAGCCAACCGTGGGTGAAGTGCTTGTTTAGGAGAACAATTGCacggaagggagggggagggtagtctggttttcaacatactaagctcaatcttttaaggttgaacattagtctggggaggctgcgctttatttctactgcacaagaggtgtgattaATGAGCACGCCAACAttttgtgacatcaaaatagGGTCAACTGCCAGAAAAGGTTGGGAACCTCTGGTGTAGACCTACCCAAAGTCACCTCTTTGTAAAAAagtctaaataataataataataataataataataataataaacaatatcaTATTTTCCTCCCCACCCTGCTAGCGATCATGGACATCTTGCTGTCTCAACCATGTGCAAAGATCTTGGTGGGAGACCCTCACCAACAGATTTACAGCTTCAGAGGAGCAATCAACAGCCTGAACacaatccaacacacacacatctactacCTGACACAGGTACTAGATACatacaagtcaagtcaagtcaagtttattaatatagcgcatttcatacacagaggtcattcatgtgctttacataaactgACAAGGTGAGATGAGTTAATGCAAGTATTTCTTTCTCAGAGTTTCAGATTTGGTCCTGAGATTGCCTATGTTGGATCAACCATACTTGAAGTTGGCAAACATGTGAGGAAGACAATGGTTGGAGGACATCAAAAAGGTGCATTTATAATCAGGAATACAAAACATTTGGAAACATTTAATGACATGTtcctgcatgtacagtatatatgatagtgtctgtttctgtttttgtatgcgtgtgtgtgtgtgtgtgtgtaacagactGTGTGCGAGGACAAGATGTTGAGATGTGGCGCAGGTTTAAGACAGGTGTGGGTGGAGCTGATGGAAAGCTGGCTGTTCTCTGCCGAACAAACGCCTTGGTCTTCGAAGAGGCAGTGAGGCTTACGGACCCCATGACGAACAGCCGTATCCACATTATAGGCGTGAGTCAGCCAACTCATGTCGTCAATCAATTCAGTCAACGCCTGATGTAGGAAATTTGGCAAAATTAATGCAGGTTTCCTTGGTTGCGGTATATTGCAGATAATGGGCAGGAAATAGCACTCCTCATCTCAGCCAAGTTTTTCTTCTCAATCTATTTGTATCTTGCCTGAACAGGTGAGATCTCGAGCTGATTCATTTTCTGTGagacaaagaaaataaatgttcGAGACAAGACactggccgcgtttcccaaatgcgatctttcttaaggacttaagaaggctgcaaagaaggaatcgctaagaaggagcgctaagatacgggtgtttcccaaacgcgttcttaactgccttcttaggagaaccttaaaatcaagccaaagaagcttctgaagaagctcttaacgagagctgttcacgacggtggtgctgaaactgaatcaattGATGCCAGGCAAATTGCCAAAAGgcctattttttattagctcaggccattcatatattaactcatgcaatacgcaccccatctctcttatatatagtgtggtagtaggcatatgatgtagcctaggctagtctactttaatatatccgagaagatgtaaccctccagcccatgtggcctgcgagtggggtgcacgtatgcattaatgtaaaccggacttttacatcgcggactttggcaacgcctagagtaggctactgtagcaggtgaagcctcattggattaggttcagcttagttcaattacatctgtttcctatatctgtgaaatgccacagggttgttgatgttttttgtatgtgaagtattctaaactcatatgcagatgtgttgaaaacttaaacgtgtaattcaatattatttttttaaagtctaTGTTTCTTGtgccagtggtccacagccacgagtgcattgcaacattgaaaattgttttattgtttaaaaaagtggaggatatacatttccctgacgcagcttgatcactaaagcctagaaatctaggtgcccctagcggcaggctatgatcactgagcatttgatcgctaagaaggctgttaagagtgggtcagctcgatcttacgTTCCCgtcttagtgaaagatcttcttaagctaagagcgactctgggaaacacgttcttctttcacagcgttcttactgtaagagcgctccaaagaagatcttggcgttaagagcttcttaacgtgtttgggaaacgcggccattttCTTTTGAGTGGGCAAGGTGCAGGGCTGAACTGTGCAGTTGACAACAAGACACAGTCAACACCtgtcatagatagatagatagatagatagatactgtagataggtaTACTTCATTAAtcctcaaggggaaattacagtgttgcAGCAGCTATACAACCACAACATCCAAAATATACgtacaaacatacataaattAAATTATTCAAATGTTATTCCTTTCACTCTGTTCAGGGGAGaatcattataaagtgctaAAATAGTGTGTAACAAGCTGCATTTCTCTGTTTCAGGGCCCTTCAAAACTTGGTTTGAGTAGAATTCAAGACATTTGGGCCCTTAAGCATGACCTGTGTAAGTTTGTTGGTGTGAATCTTTCCTATTTTAACCATATTTTATAGACTTCAAGTCTTAATTTAAATGAATTAACACCTCAAACAACAAAAATGAACTAGGTGGGATATATCCTTCCTTGCTGTCTCTACTCTAATAGTTTCAGGGATCAAGGATCATTTTATCCGTCAGATCAGTGTACAGCCAATAGATGGAATGGTCGGTTATGGGGGTCTGCAGCGGTATGCTAAACTCACAGAGGACCAGGACCTGTTATGGAAGATCGCTATGGTGAAAAAACATGATCATCAAATTCCGGAGCAAATCAAACGCATCCGTGAGAGACACCTGAGAACACCACAAAAAGCAGGTGAGAGACAGGATGGGAagacaggagagacagaaagatggaTAAAGAGAGCCCTTACACCAAAAGTGTGGCTTTTTGCGAAATCCCCAGAAATACATGTATACATGTATAACTGAttatgaaccaacaaccacctgtttgtgtgtatatttgtatgcaCGCGCTCAAGTCAGATTGTACTACTGTTAACAGATTTCATCCTGAGCTCCATGCATAAGGCAAAAGGACTGGAATTTGATACGGTCTTCATTATGGATGACTCTAGAGCACTTCAGGCCTCACCAGCTCAGGAACATGGAGGTCAGTctgtcattgtgtgtatgttagttaGCAAATGCATGTTTCTGTATTAGCCTGTGCCATAGCGGTCAACACTGAACATGTAAAATAAGGGAGATTTCCGGGGTTTCTCACCCAAAATACGTGAACATTTCAACATTAGTCTTTCCGTTGCTATCCTTCTGCTATAACAGCAAGACCTCAGACTATACAAATGCTGCACTAACTAAACACAAGGTGTTGAAGCTAGAGCTCACCTGACTTTGCTTACAGATTGACGTCAAATTGTACTCTCACAGAAACCATAGAGCTATCTTAAATAGGCTATCATTCTAAGGTCGCCTTCAAGCAAGAAAAGCGATGCTTTGAATGCATTTGTTGCGCCGGAAGGGCAAGGGAGTAGTAACAGGACAGCAGTACAGAGACTGACATGTCTGGTGGTAGGGCTAATGTTATAAGAGTAATGTTACGGGAAATATGGGATATTTTATGGGAAAATATTAAAACGGGAATAACTTTAAAAAAAGTTAAAATTACGTGAGATACCCAGATTGACTGAGTTGACAGGTATGGTTATGGATCTATGCTTATGTGTTTTGAATGGAGAATGCAAGGGTATGTAAGGAATGTTCATGTTAAATTAGCAAAATGTATTATGCACCTATCAAGTACATTTATTAACTAGGTATATTACATATTTGTATatttgcttatgtgtgtgggtgtgtatgttttcTTTAGGGGATCAAAGCTCTGTTTCAGATGATGACTGGAATCTCATGTATATGGCAGTAACCCGTGCAAAGAGAAATGTCTTCCTGACCAAAACCATCATTGATATCCTTGGCCGTGCAGGAGTACGTGTTCTTTCACCTACTCTCTAtaacatcttgaatttccccttggggatcaataaagtatctatctatctatctatctatctatctgcttaTCCATTTAAGTTCATTTTAGTATAATATAAATATCCATGGACCACATATATCTGTTTCAGTGACTAGAGCAGGCTAGAGTTGTCAATAATGCTTCACCCTTTGCAGACTGAGTGGAACATTACATTTGATCATATTTGATGCCCTTGTGGTACAAACAGGCTTATTGTTTAGTTACAACAAATGGATCCAAAATACCCACTGTTGTAATCAGGAGAAACAGCTCTTTAAAATGGAATAATATTATTAATACATTTCAGGGCAACACACATGATTTTGAAACAACATCTTCAAAATATCAGGTTGTCAAGATAAATCTAATTTCTGTGGTAGATAGAGAACCTAGTGTATAGAGATTCACAATTTCGTGTTCTACTTAgtaaaaaacagaatcaatgtCATGATTGTTTCATTTGTTATGATACATTTAGTCATCATACCTAGACATTGCAGAAACAAGTAGAATCTTTTTAGAGTTTTCCTTCCCTGGATTGACATCAGATCCAAAAATACACAGATATAAAGGTCATGGAACAAAATAAGATGTTTCACTATCTTATGAAGTACATACTAGCTGATGGTGACTGCTTCTTTGTGTGCTTCATTCGACTATGAAAACAAGAAATAAAAAGACACTGTCATATGTGTTTACGACAGGaccttttattttcatttcatttataaatgtcTCTGTCATGGATCATATTGTTCATTGTCTATAACATCTTGCAAAACAGAATTTTAAGTGGTGGTTGCAGAGATGTCAAAAAAATATCTTATTTTTGCAGGAGTACTTCCTGAGGTCAGAGTTGTCTACAGTTCCAGCAGAGAATCCTGTTCTCCAGTGTTCTACTCCGAAATGCTCCAATACCCGCCTTCGCATGCAAAGACTCCCCATCAGATGTGTGAGCATTTTTTTATCTATGAAattgatggctgtgtgtgtgtgaccatcttGGCATGACAACATGTATATGTAACAGTGTGTTAATTTAGAaatgtaacatacagtacaaaatacTGTATGATCATTTTAACTAGTTAACTCTAACTAGTTGGGTGATTGTGTAACTCTGACAAATGGACATGCATGATGGTAAATGTTATGGTTGTGTTTCCATGCTGGTGTTTTACAGGTTGATGGTGTGGAAAAAGATGGTGCTGAGGGTTTGACCAGTGTTGACGAAATGGCAGGTCACTTGGCATTTCTGATTAACTCAAAAAAGCCAAGTGCATGAGATGTTGTTGCAATGATATAAAATCAAGGATGAAGGCAAATGTGATTCATCATGACCAATGGCTAAGGACCACTCTCTGGATATCTGCAGACAGGGGCTAACTGAGTCATTTCCGAGGGCAGAGCAGTTAttttaaagctttttttttaaggttttttgagggttttttttttgttccattcAGACTGAAATCACCAattaatgttcaatgttaacatggGCTCTGTGTACTGAACTTTTAAATGCATTGAAATTAGGATTGTAAAGGTACACGTATTCGTACCAaactggggtgcgtttctagaaagcgtcgtaGGCCAACTTGCGTCGCAAGTTCGCTCCGTGGTtcttggatttggtgtttctagaaaaggtagttcaaactctcaatcgcaaacaaggacgcaaagtttggtcgtttgaacaACTGTGGCAGTCACACTTGTATCGTTCCTTAGCTCCTGGTTGGTGAGGTCGTCAGTGTCTGTAGTGCCTAACCAAAAATGCCCTACCAAAAATCacaaagttgttgtttttctcctgACTCAATGTTTGCGCTATGCTGTTAGCTACATATTAATTAAAAGATCAACTCCcctgttgggctcattcttgctattGTCTTAATTTGCGTTTTGGTTGGCTACTATTTTGGTATTCACAAACCCTGCAAGTAAGCACACCGATCATTGGTACTGTGGCTGAGGCAAGTGGGTTGTCAATTAAACGTTATAGGTTCTAGCCCCCTATGCAGtaaacatgcttttgtttctgaaaacgtggaaataaccctacTAAATAATGCTGTGGAACTATTatttaaactgatgtcgtgttcctaATGGTCTCTCGATGTAAAGtaattatatatactgtattcagGGTCAACCCTATTGTTGTGTGTCGTAGGCCTACTCATACTCAAAAATTACATGGAGAGATAAGATGAGACCCTGGTGGCGCGCACACTGTATCGACTTGCTGCAGCTTTGCCACGAGATAGACAGTAACTGTGATAATTTGTGATTTCTCTAGCCCATACATCTTTTTTACCACAGCTATTTAACACAAATAATGACATATATTGGTCAGCTTAAAtaaactgtttcatgtgcttgcagTAGGTTTATGTTTTTCCTgatggcaatgataatgccagcgAT is part of the Sardina pilchardus chromosome 22, fSarPil1.1, whole genome shotgun sequence genome and encodes:
- the LOC134069872 gene encoding F-box DNA helicase 1-like, producing the protein MPANRLKSPGRSPRTPYSTRRRRGQSAGTTQQRTLDSYFGRNTGNDPQQREPEVVQAPPPATPPAPPPAMCHWKNRYLRYHQQEEGGEGRGEELEVKSILEENHMTPDYNLCLLQMAKYMSQTFHCMTVGSEGEHRILESIRGQRLYEKARACMPESMIQTEDPWSSLALMLVLADGVEELWQLVVSLRNSLTPEQLSEFLWCSATLLRAMADKRVKISNRLHYNIYYVLHLIENIVPPTNMSSDRANAPQMTSEQQQILNHDPKADHVVKIMAFAGTGKTTTLKWYHEKLSQFSFNLYSVFKVLPDGERSIVWAKVVTNTINNFWASTDPDIDTQHVPEWFVNTSGNKERPDKEKTKMFLKNAKHIWEKMKEVEPTSEDAYRMYHDGYLKLWQLEGGKMKDYDVIFIDEAQDCTQAIMDILLSQPCAKILVGDPHQQIYSFRGAINSLNTIQHTHIYYLTQSFRFGPEIAYVGSTILEVGKHVRKTMVGGHQKDCVRGQDVEMWRRFKTGVGGADGKLAVLCRTNALVFEEAVRLTDPMTNSRIHIIGGPSKLGLSRIQDIWALKHDLFSGIKDHFIRQISVQPIDGMVGYGGLQRYAKLTEDQDLLWKIAMVKKHDHQIPEQIKRIRERHLRTPQKADFILSSMHKAKGLEFDTVFIMDDSRALQASPAQEHGGDQSSVSDDDWNLMYMAVTRAKRNVFLTKTIIDILGRAGEYFLRSELSTVPAENPVLQCSTPKCSNTRLRMQRLPIRCVDGVEKDGAEGLTSVDEMAGHLAFLINSKKPSA